The Phragmites australis chromosome 1, lpPhrAust1.1, whole genome shotgun sequence genomic interval CCTCCCATTTCCGCTAGAAGATTTATGACTTTCTTGTCCCACCTCTAGTTCATCATGTCTCCTGTAACTAAAAGCAAAAGAGTTCGTTCTGTGGCTACGTCGTTTGGGCATTCCACGATCACTTGTAGCCAACCCTACTGCAGAGGTCTTTGCATGTATAAGTGTGTCCATTCTCTTTGCAAAAACGGCAGCCATTGTTTCAGATTGCTTAGGTTCCTCTGGAGGCATTGCTGGACATTTACTACTTGTTGTCCCATTGCTGCTTCCTTTGCTAGTAAAGTATTGTATATCATTTAATTCCTTCTCCGCATTAAAATTCTGAAGAGATGAACAATACAACTTGTCGTCCACACCCTTTGGATTGACAGCACAAAAGTCACTTTCTACATCGCATGCTGTCGCCTCCATCCATTTCATCGATGTTTTTGGCAAAAACCGACTTACCCACAAGTTTTCAGCAAGACCACCTCTATTTCCTGTTGCAGCATTTGAACAGCCGGCAGGGCACtcgttttgtttttcttctagagATTTGGAAAAAGACTTGCTGGAGTTGGACAGTTTCAGATTTCTTTCTGCTCTCATCGGGAAAATACCAATTTGATTGTGAAAATTTCCTCTACTGCCACCAGAAACCATCTGAAGCCTGTCAGCAGTTAAAGTCTCAGTAGCCACATCAAGAGTTTTTCTGCCCAGGTCAATCTGTTTGTCCATCATGGAGTTGCTACCCTTTAAATCCAGAGTTAGTTTATTGGGTACATGCTCAGTGCAATTGCTTTCTGGTTGATGACATATATTTCTTGAAGTTATCATAACATTATGGCTATACAAAGACTGGAAAAGAGAATTGAGGCCAACAGGCTGCAGATGAACGCTGCTATTGTTTTGGAGtggcaggggaggtgctgcggACTCCTCTCCTCTAGTTGCTGAAAACTTCTGATCAAGTGGAACAGCAGGAGTAGGCTCATCAAACATGGCTAATCCATTCGTGAGAGATGACATCCAGTTAAAGAAAGAGCCACCACATTTCTGCAATAATCCTGAGCAAGAACTCTCATTGTCTTCCCTTCTACATCTTTTTTTCCCAGAAGACATCTTGGCTGCAGAAAGCTCCGCATGCTTTCGCTTTGGGGCTTCTGTACTCGGACAGCTCTCTACGCTCTCATTGCTGTTATCACTCTCTTTCGTGTTGCTAACCCAATTGCTGCTATTGTACATAACCTTTTCTTTGCCCTTCTCAAGCTTTCTAGCATTAATGACGTACGCTGACTCACATCTTGCAACAGCATTAACACCAGATGCTGACTCACCTCTCGCAACAACAGGCTCATCCTTAAGACTTTCCTGAAGAAACTGATCTTGGTGATTGTCATGAGAACGAAATGCTGGAGTATGAATAATTTCCTTGCTTTCATTGCCCGGACATTGAGCATTTCTGTTGCCTATAAAACCTGCCAACTTGTCTGGGACTTCTCCTGCATCACACAACTTTCCTAAGGAAGAAGCTGACAGAGCATTCTCTGCGTTCTTTGGCAAAATAGAGTCTTTCTGACTAACTGCCTTTATTAATCGAGCACGCCAGGCATTAGTTTCCAAAGATCTTTCATTATGGACAGTAGTTGCACAGTAAACTTGTTTTTCCGAAATACTAGGCATGACTTCTTTTCTGGAAGCTGAAGCTGTAAAATGTCGTaataaatattttgttatgaacaaaaaaaaaggtttcTCTTAATTGATTTTCCAAAAATTAAGTATTACTGTGGTAAGTATCCTTGAAATATCTTGTGGGATCACTACCCACTTCCATCTCCTCCAGCTTATCCGCACAGCAGTTTTCAGACCCTTCTTTCCCTTCGTTCATGAAATTGATCCCTTCACAGCATTCTACAAGTTAAGCATTAAAGAAAGTAGTCACTAAGGAAACGACCATCAGATTATAGAGAAGAAAAACTTTTTAGCCTTTTTTTGTTCTATATGGACTATGAAGTACCAGCTACCAGCTATTCTATACACGAATATTACGTGCTAGATGAAATGAACTGTCAAAAGTTAATGCAACAGAGTTCCCAAACAAACCTTAGAAAACAGAAGACTCTTAGCTTTGTTTCATAGTGTGCTGACTATATTAACGCAATGCTCTTTATGTTCATTAAAAAATAGACTTTCTAGCATGATGAGCAGCTAATTAGACCAATAAAGAGTTTGCAAAAATGATCAAAGAACTGTCTTCAAACTACTAGCTTGCAGAATTGGATTGTCTCCTAGACTTACTTGAATCTTGCTCCTGCGATCTCATAGACGTAGAATGTGGGGCATCAAGGTTTGATTTTCTATTTGGACTAGCCATGGTCACTCTTCTCACTGAACTGTCGCTGCGAGTTCGTAGCTGCGATGGCATCTTTTCTGACACTCCTAGGGTGGCATCTATGTTATCACCACTCTTCCCAGCAGCCCCGCTTTCTTGAGGTGAAGATATTAGTATGCTCAACGTGTCTGCATTCCAACGCAGAGAAGCCTTCCTTGTGCTTAGGCTGGACGCTGCAATTTTAATGCTCAAACCCTCATCCGGAGACCACACCAGCTCAGAGAGAGGGCTCATGCCGAATTTTCAGACTGCATTTACACCTGCACCTGAATGTCCACAATAGGCCTTCAGCAGATTATATAAGATAAAGAGGATTGTTCACAGTACATATTACACGCTAGAGTCTGCTTGTGCGCGATTAACAAGAAGAATATTGACGTGTAAACAATAATGGGAAGCAATATAGCAAATGAGTTAAACTATAAATATCAGGTGAGTGGGTATGATAATCTCTAGTACCATAGGGTTTTTTTCCTTACAAGTCGCAAAGGAACATGTTTCTATCTTCTTAAGCATATCAAGATTCAAGATCCATCTGACATGAGGGGGGAAACGATATACTCATCTAAAAATGGAAACACCCATCTATACCCAATTGGGTAGTGTTTCGTTATAATATTACAAAAAAACAAAAGCTTAACCGGAAAGTAGAAAAATAAACAGCGTACACATAAAGAAGAGTAGAAGACGTCGGCAAGAAACTCGATTGGATTCACAAAAGAACGCGTAATTAGCCATCTCTGATGTCACATCCACACCTTCGGGAGTCATAGCGAATCAATACCATCTCATCTCAATGCATTCCCCCCATCCACCGCCCGCCAGTTCCTGCGGAGCCACACGGCACAGAGAAGCCGCCCAGGGACGTACACGAGCAGTGATCAATGGGATGGGGCGGGGGGGATTTAGCAGGCGGCGAAGGGAGGCCAAGGGGCGGGCATCCGGCCTGGCGAGTGTCCTGGCGCGGCGAATCTGAGAGCTgcgggcgaggaggaggagagcagcATGGCCGCACAGCTTAGGGCAATGAGCACCAGGTACGTGAAGCGGAGGCTGCTCCACGTAGAGGCCGTGCGGGTCTGCGGGACGTGAGGCGGAGGCTGCTCCACGTAGAGGCCGTGCGGGCCACAGAAGCCGCTGGGCTGGGATGGGTTGGGCCCATGGACGCCCGAGCCCCGGAGCGGCCCGCCTGTCGGATGGGATGGCGTGCGGGTGCAGCGGTTTTCGATGAGCTGTCCGTCTCGTGGTAGGGCAGCGCGAGACAGGGATGCGATAGGACGATGGGACGGCAGCGAACAGAGTGAAGGATGCGCCCCGCTTTGGGCTGGGCCTTCCTCTTTTGGAACGCAAGGCTGCTCTTCCCGGTAAACCTAGGCACTTTCCTCGTCATTTTGACATCACACGTCTCCTGTCTGCTTTTAACCgttactttttttaaaaaaggtcaTTATTAAAAGTACAGTCatttgaaatttttcatgacaaatctATTACTCTATCCGGTCATAAAGGTATGATGTTTTAAATAAAACACGGTCTCTGATACATAACTTTaatcactattttctattataatatatttataaaatctattgaatttatgatactatgaaaaaaaattcaagataaatctatacatatgatgttaatttttcaaactaaatactttgaaagctattgttagttaaaattttaaaagtttgatcaaatCTCTTCttaaatgatatgtatttatgactagAGGGAATAAATCTTTTCATATGACAAATTTTAATACTTTCATGTGTATTAGTGTCAAAATCTTTTATCTATCTgtcagtgacatgggaaccaggggtccttgagtcccgaggccaagacAGCAGAAGGCCACGtggtgccttccctcggggaccatctctccgaggcccgagaagacccgGTTCCGGGAGGgctgctcggggccatgaacagcggtctccgagtacccgtagttccccgacgacctaagaagacccagttccgggaggggtgctcggggccacgaacagtggtccctgagtacccggagttccctgaggatccgagAAAAGCctgttccgggaggggtgctcaggaccatgaacagtggtccccgagtacccggagttccccgaggaccgagaagagacatatccgagagagggcgctcggggctataaatagtagtccccgagcaccctgagttccccgaggacctgagaagccccttgccggtggaccccacaagggctcagtggtgaggtgtcaattggtgagagttccgatgctgcatttaagaatgagcgtggcctgtcacttccaaccactccccccacgcctgtcgtactgagtacgtcagtccttGCCACAGCCTGGCGGGAAGGTATGGGGACATTTATTGCGACGGGTCCCCTCACACGTCACCTGCGGGGCCCGTAAGGGAAACGGCTGggagatatcatcgctgggctcgaggcgtatcgcctgtccccctgctgtgtcagacgtgctctgaccgagcgggcatgcggggtcgTTCGGCggcgcccggtgggcccccctgcacttGCTAAAGTTGGAGTAATGAGCGACGAGACCAGtcgaaggcgcattttcaaccttCTGTAatatcaaactgcagccccatgatggttgctttccatttatggctcatgggaactcgtgccctcctttctgggcacgccaagcctcccaacaggataaaagggggggcgCACTTCGGAGAAGGACATGTTTTAGAAGCTCGAGAACAAGCAAGAGATACAGCACACAAGTCTGAGAAGGggagcagaggttcaccaagctcgaagcaagaccgaagctcttgacttagataaaaaaaccttgtaacagaagagatccagagacagacattccaagagcattaatagtatacacacaggagtagggtattatgcttcgtgcggcccaaacctgtctaaaatccctcgagcatttactcccactagcagacgatcatccgtcccgcctacatctcacatattcgcattaaatccacgtacgagatagatccagaatcagcccccggccgaatcttaaAGGGGTCCCTCAAAATCCCCGCTTAAaaagttcatcctccgacactaTCCTTAGAGACATCTATTTACAAACGGAACGCATAAATTTTATGTGTTTAGATATTTTTCCAAAACATAGAGTAAATATCATGAGATCTATAGTTTTTTTGGCAACCTTTTTCTTTCAATTTACAAAACTAGCTTTGCACTAAGTATCACATAGCTAGGCATCGTTATGTCATGACAACAGGGCTAACACAGCACATGCACACACACTGACACTGTGGCACGATTGGATATGTCAGCAGATGGGTTAGTGAGGAATGTGAGAGTATGCCTTGTAGGCCCTTGCTGCCAGGCTCAGCAATCTAAAGTATGATTCAGTGAAAACTTTTTGCAAAGAAAGTGTAATTTTTGAGCTCGCAGAAAAATTGTGATTTTGGAGAAACCTCATAAAGGTGGTTGGAGTCGTGACAGTATAACTTCACTTGCAATTATTCAAACCATGGTATCCACCTACACATTTAGGTACACATAAGTGCATTCAATATTCAAATATGTGCTTGTTACGTTTGTCTCGTCAGACGTGTGATAGAGGGACACGCTTGCTTTGTGTTGAGTGTGGTATGCGTCTCCTAagtaattaaaaaaacaaagatatAATATGTGAAATGGAAGAAAAATGTTGTTTGATATTTTAACCAAAATAAGCATTGTTTGTTGTATATGGATAACATATTGCTGGTGACAAAGATAGAGGTGTCATGGAATAGTGAAGTATAGCTTAGAACACGAAGACGAGCATTTTCCATGTGTTTTCTGATCAAATTTGTTTATACATTTTTAATTAGGGACAATCCTTTTGATTAACAGCCTAAAAAACTCTATGGTTCGATTAGAATGTACatctatttttaatataaaaaagtaGTTTTCATCTGCTTTCATTGTAAACAAATAATTTGTCTTGTTACATGAGCCACGTTGGGTTACCATCTCAAAATAGGTACATCAAATACTAACAAAGCAAAATTACAAATCAACCAAAAGGGTCCTCTTAGTCGTCGCGCTTCTTGCATTCTCGCATATGCTTGACGAACCACATATCAACTAAGCTTCAAAATCGCCTCTTCTAAATGCACCTCATCAGGTAGGGGCTATTTGGTTAGGGTTCAAACAGAGTTAAATCAAATTTTGACTGTATTCTAAAAATTTGGTCTATATTTGGTTTGAGATCAAAATTTAGTTATGCCTCGAAAAATATTGGTCAGCTAAATTTTTTCTATACCATTTCTGGACAAATCTCGGGCAACTAAAATCGTCCGCCAAAATTTTGACTGACAAAATTTTAGCTTGGTCTCGAACCAAACATCATTTTGATGACTAAAATTTAACACTACACTGATTTAGCCCGTGGTCAAATTTTAGTTTAACATAtgagatcaaaaaccaaacagcCTCTATATGCGCTTGGCCTTCAGAATTTCAGTCAGCGTGGAGAAGGATGCAGTAACACCCTTTTCCTGACTCgcgaaaagaaaaaacacaccGTTTCCTGAACATTGATCAACTGCGCCGGCTAGGAATCTTGGACTAGGCCAGCTGCAAGCGTGACATCAAGCCTGGAGCGGATCGAGCACGCGCGCTTAATCACGATTCCGACGCACGCTTATTGCCTAATATATACTAACCCGTTTAGATTAGGAAAAAGTTCATTCGATCTCTCTAGACTACTGTCTTAGACCGATTTTCTTCTCTAAACTCCAATACCAGATATAAAATACCCCTCGACGATTAAAACCTGACAAAGTACCCTGACCAATCAAAAGCGGATCTTGATAAGCCGCTTGGAGAATAGAAAGATTAtcagttttttttcttaaaacatGAACCAACTGGAAAGAAATGTCCTTTAATTTTTTGTGCTGGCGTGGCACCTACATGTCCAATGTTTGCTGATGTATCCTACTTGGACATATCACTCAATTTCCTCTCTTTACAGATCagcaaaataaaatgaaataatgCATTGGACCCAATATGTCAGCTTCAAACGTGGTTCTTTTTCCTCAGCTCACTACCATGGCCCCACTTgtcatctcctctctctccctttccttTCTTCCACCTACCCGAGCAACCGAAAATTGGCACAACCACCCGTGCACTCCGCCGCACCATAATCACGCACCCGGCCCCTGAGATGGAAACCGAGCATGTGCCAAGCCCCTACCTTTACTTTCCCCACATCGACCGGCCTAGCGCCGCCACGTGCTAACTCCCTGGATGGAAGGCCAGCGCGAAAGCCCCTTCTCCACGAAATCTGGAGTCAAATCCCACAAACCGTACTCCACATCCCCGATCCACCAACGTAGCGTTGCCCTAGCGCTCGTCTTCACCACCATCGGCGGGAGCTCTACCACACCCATTCACCATCCAAAGTGATCCTGAGCTAATCCATCTAACCCGAAGCACCGCATCGATGTCAGGATTCCAACCATGGCCTCCTTTTCATTCCCCAACCTCTAGAGCGCCGCCACAATGGCCACCTTCCTCTACCGCCGCCACACGTCATCACGTTGTCGCCTTGATCCTTCTCTGGCCTAGACGAAGCCACCAACAACTTGAGAGACCTTCCCCTGCCGCTCGCTCCCCACATCCCCATCCTCGTCATCAACCCAAAGCTGTCATTGTGCCTTCTTCGTTGGTTTGTGCACTCCTCTATGTGCCACTACTTGGATTGCGTACACCCACGGGCTCGGAGAGAAGCAGCCAAGCGATGGGCACACGCATGCCCGAGCCATCCTCTATTTTCCTTCTCCCTGCTATTTGCATATGAGGGGATTTTGCAACTCAGATGAAGAAGGAGCTGCCTCGCTGCCATGTAGATGCATCAACGAACCCAGGATGGTCCTTGTTGTATAGAAAGTAGACTAGTTACATGCTCGTGCGTTGTAATAGGATAATAATTAAGTATGCAGAGATGATCTATGTATATGATGCTTTAAAAGGATGAGCACATATTTCTTTAAAGGTTAATAGGTGAATGTATGTGTATTGTTATGAAACCCAAATAAACTACATATGTTATGAATCACAAATTAAATCTGGAGTGAAGGCGGAGATCAGGCGAAGGAGCTCGAAATGCTGCTGCATGGACGAGTTTCAGGGTAATGCGTAATTAGTGGGAGACACAGATTTGGCAACTTACCTTGATTATTTGAGAAATTAAGCCAATGACAAGATGAGGCTGCcagcaaataggaaaaaaaatggtCAATAAGATCACCAAGAGACTTGCATGAATGCTTTAACATATAACAGTATAACTTGATTGATTCTCTCATTGTACGTTGTAAACAAATTTCAACTATCTTAGTCGTAATTGCTAGCATAACAAGAAGGCAAAGGAACAATGAGACAAACCATATGTTACCACTTCAACTTTAATATCGATGATTGTTCCATCCATGATGGTCAAGTGGCAACCACCAACAAGCATGAAGTACTGAcatgaaactaaaaaaaaaaaacttaaagaCAGGCGACAGGTAATGTTTTATGATCTTGCACATCATATGGACTTCACACTAATATATCCTCACAACAACCTCTAAAACAGCCTAAGTACACAACTAAAAAGGAAACAATGTAAACGTTCATGACTGCTTTACTCTGAATCTCATGATGTAACTCATAAATATGCATGTGATGATCATTGATCACAGAGAAATCAGGGGAACATAAATCCTTACAAATTGCTACATTCTATAAGACTTAACaatataatatatttaacatTGAGAGCAATAGCAATGTACGAGATCTCTACTCAAGAAGTTACCGACAACTAAAAGAGTTTGTGTTGATGGCATAGTACAAATGAAAGACAACATGATCACTAAGAATTTCATAAAACAGTCTGATCCCAAGCATATATCATTTCTAATTCCAAAGCATGCTATTTTCGTAGATCAGACAAGGCCGTATAGATGAAACCCTCACAGTACATGTACCAAagcagaaaaataaaataaaatgaaaatataTAGGAGCATATTGCAACAAGATGTTGCTCTTCATGCAATCTCACAATTTTTCACAACAAAGTTCTCAATCTCCCTTATCTTTTACCTCAACTTCTTTATAGTCCTTAACAACCAAATAAATAGGAGAAAGTAATTGTTGCAAGTGTGCCAAACTAAAATGGAGCTATGCACAT includes:
- the LOC133921812 gene encoding uncharacterized protein LOC133921812 isoform X1, translating into MSPLSELVWSPDEGLSIKIAASSLSTRKASLRWNADTLSILISSPQESGAAGKSGDNIDATLGVSEKMPSQLRTRSDSSVRRVTMASPNRKSNLDAPHSTSMRSQEQDSKCCEGINFMNEGKEGSENCCADKLEEMEVGSDPTRYFKDTYHTSASRKEVMPSISEKQVYCATTVHNERSLETNAWRARLIKAVSQKDSILPKNAENALSASSLGKLCDAGEVPDKLAGFIGNRNAQCPGNESKEIIHTPAFRSHDNHQDQFLQESLKDEPVVARGESASGVNAVARCESAYVINARKLEKGKEKVMYNSSNWVSNTKESDNSNESVESCPSTEAPKRKHAELSAAKMSSGKKRCRREDNESSCSGLLQKCGGSFFNWMSSLTNGLAMFDEPTPAVPLDQKFSATRGEESAAPPLPLQNNSSVHLQPVGLNSLFQSLYSHNVMITSRNICHQPESNCTEHVPNKLTLDLKGSNSMMDKQIDLGRKTLDVATETLTADRLQMVSGGSRGNFHNQIGIFPMRAERNLKLSNSSKSFSKSLEEKQNECPAGCSNAATGNRGGLAENLWVSRFLPKTSMKWMEATACDVESDFCAVNPKGVDDKLYCSSLQNFNAEKELNDIQYFTSKGSSNGTTSSKCPAMPPEEPKQSETMAAVFAKRMDTLIHAKTSAVGLATSDRGMPKRRSHRTNSFAFSYRRHDELEVGQESHKSSSGNGRIVLWMGDKGKDQLCTGSNEESRGIFLSEREHQHRGGNTAGKSVAPHDNLEAYPSAEDTDRRREKIKEGVSDSMASLPDNKQIVPYGIMPNDLCDESSVVFGALCRLRLSRLDIIRWLRSPIMHTTLDGFFVRLRFGKWEEALGGTGYHVARLNGALDRNRLSVTIRNSTCQVDCRFVSNHDFHEDELKAWWSASMKGDWKLPSKEELDTKLRERELLHS
- the LOC133921812 gene encoding uncharacterized protein LOC133921812 isoform X2, yielding MSPLSELVWSPDEGLSIKIAASSLSTRKASLRWNADTLSILISSPQESGAAGKSGDNIDATLGVSEKMPSQLRTRSDSSVRRVTMASPNRKSNLDAPHSTSMRSQEQDSRINFMNEGKEGSENCCADKLEEMEVGSDPTRYFKDTYHTSASRKEVMPSISEKQVYCATTVHNERSLETNAWRARLIKAVSQKDSILPKNAENALSASSLGKLCDAGEVPDKLAGFIGNRNAQCPGNESKEIIHTPAFRSHDNHQDQFLQESLKDEPVVARGESASGVNAVARCESAYVINARKLEKGKEKVMYNSSNWVSNTKESDNSNESVESCPSTEAPKRKHAELSAAKMSSGKKRCRREDNESSCSGLLQKCGGSFFNWMSSLTNGLAMFDEPTPAVPLDQKFSATRGEESAAPPLPLQNNSSVHLQPVGLNSLFQSLYSHNVMITSRNICHQPESNCTEHVPNKLTLDLKGSNSMMDKQIDLGRKTLDVATETLTADRLQMVSGGSRGNFHNQIGIFPMRAERNLKLSNSSKSFSKSLEEKQNECPAGCSNAATGNRGGLAENLWVSRFLPKTSMKWMEATACDVESDFCAVNPKGVDDKLYCSSLQNFNAEKELNDIQYFTSKGSSNGTTSSKCPAMPPEEPKQSETMAAVFAKRMDTLIHAKTSAVGLATSDRGMPKRRSHRTNSFAFSYRRHDELEVGQESHKSSSGNGRIVLWMGDKGKDQLCTGSNEESRGIFLSEREHQHRGGNTAGKSVAPHDNLEAYPSAEDTDRRREKIKEGVSDSMASLPDNKQIVPYGIMPNDLCDESSVVFGALCRLRLSRLDIIRWLRSPIMHTTLDGFFVRLRFGKWEEALGGTGYHVARLNGALDRNRLSVTIRNSTCQVDCRFVSNHDFHEDELKAWWSASMKGDWKLPSKEELDTKLRERELLHS